Proteins from a single region of Bartonella sp. M0283:
- a CDS encoding TIGR00282 family metallophosphoesterase yields MRFLFLGDMVGKSGRTAVFQKLPGLISSLKLDFVVVNGENAASGFGITEKIYNETLEAGANVVTTGNHAFDQKETLNYADHADRFLRPANFPKGTAGKGSGVYIAKNGARVLVANVMGRVFMHPDLDDPFEAAERIVGECPLGEQADAVIFDFHAEATSEKQCFGHFLDGRASVVVGTHTHVPTADYQIFSGGTAFMSDAGMCGDYDSSLGMDIEEPLNRFVTKISRGRYEPASGPATICGLAVEISDRTGLAEKVSALRLGPRLEECLPDFW; encoded by the coding sequence ATGAGATTTTTATTTTTAGGTGACATGGTTGGCAAATCCGGCCGCACAGCAGTGTTCCAGAAGCTACCCGGTTTGATATCAAGTCTTAAACTCGACTTTGTTGTCGTTAACGGAGAAAATGCTGCTTCCGGTTTTGGCATTACCGAAAAAATCTATAATGAAACACTGGAAGCCGGTGCAAATGTTGTTACCACCGGTAACCATGCTTTCGACCAGAAAGAAACTTTAAATTATGCCGATCATGCCGACCGGTTTTTAAGACCTGCAAATTTCCCGAAAGGAACGGCAGGCAAAGGTTCGGGTGTCTATATAGCAAAAAACGGTGCGCGTGTGCTTGTTGCCAATGTTATGGGGCGGGTATTTATGCATCCTGATCTTGACGATCCGTTCGAGGCAGCCGAACGCATTGTTGGCGAATGTCCGCTCGGCGAACAAGCCGATGCCGTGATTTTTGATTTCCATGCCGAAGCCACAAGCGAAAAACAATGTTTCGGCCATTTTCTTGATGGTCGCGCCAGTGTGGTGGTGGGCACCCATACCCATGTTCCGACAGCCGATTACCAGATCTTTAGTGGCGGTACGGCGTTTATGTCGGATGCCGGTATGTGTGGCGATTATGATTCGTCACTCGGTATGGATATAGAAGAGCCGCTCAACCGTTTTGTCACCAAAATATCGCGTGGTCGCTATGAACCGGCAAGCGGGCCCGCTACCATTTGCGGTCTGGCTGTTGAAATTTCCGACCGTACAGGGCTTGCAGAAAAAGTATCCGCCTTGCGGCTTGGACCACGATTGGAAGAATGCTTGCCGGATTTTTGGTGA
- a CDS encoding 5-formyltetrahydrofolate cyclo-ligase, translating to MTISKKTLRQEALARRDRIPEKQRVIISQKLVNELQKLLAILNGKTVAGFWPIKSEIDPRPIMLALKEHGITLALPAIINKTKMVFRIFDDEGKLVDMGFGTIGPSEEAKIVEPETLLVPLSAFDSKGNRIGYGAGYYDRAIASLRENGHNPLLIGLAFDCQEVSSIPAEPHDQKLVMILTESGLRSF from the coding sequence ATGACAATCAGCAAAAAAACACTTCGACAGGAAGCACTGGCAAGACGCGACCGGATACCGGAGAAACAGCGCGTTATTATTTCGCAAAAACTCGTTAATGAGCTTCAAAAACTCCTCGCCATTTTGAATGGCAAAACTGTTGCAGGGTTTTGGCCAATCAAAAGCGAAATCGACCCGCGTCCGATTATGTTGGCGCTAAAAGAACATGGCATTACACTGGCTCTACCTGCCATTATCAATAAAACAAAAATGGTTTTCAGAATTTTCGATGATGAGGGAAAACTCGTTGATATGGGCTTTGGTACCATAGGGCCATCCGAAGAAGCGAAAATCGTCGAGCCGGAAACACTCCTCGTTCCGCTTTCGGCTTTTGACAGCAAAGGAAACAGAATTGGTTATGGTGCCGGTTATTATGATCGGGCAATTGCAAGCTTGAGAGAAAACGGGCATAACCCGTTATTGATCGGACTTGCTTTCGATTGTCAGGAAGTTTCGTCAATTCCGGCCGAACCACATGATCAAAAATTGGTAATGATACTGACTGAAAGTGGTTTAAGATCATTTTAA
- a CDS encoding tetratricopeptide repeat protein: MNKWKIRFFIISLSIITAMSPSLVFSQGLPELPPQEDPDSPPLSPEDMIPDKPSREEALPDLGKDQNAAQKKQAELDRLLAVLKRTANQKEAAKISRQIQGLWSQSGSDTIDLLMQWAEDGINQQDYAMALDFLDNVVALKPDYAEGWARRAAVHVQLNDLTLAMSDLHRSLSLEPRNYNALFLVGSILEMTGRNKLALEAYEDALKIYPQMQRAQKRVGDILEDQTGRAI, encoded by the coding sequence ATGAATAAATGGAAAATTCGTTTTTTCATAATTTCTCTGTCCATTATAACGGCTATGTCGCCTTCTTTAGTGTTTTCTCAAGGTCTGCCGGAACTTCCGCCACAAGAAGACCCTGATTCTCCGCCATTATCGCCGGAAGATATGATTCCCGATAAGCCATCTCGGGAAGAAGCATTGCCTGATCTTGGAAAAGATCAGAATGCGGCACAAAAAAAGCAGGCTGAACTTGACCGTTTACTTGCTGTTTTGAAAAGAACCGCCAATCAAAAGGAAGCGGCGAAAATCAGTCGTCAGATTCAGGGCCTATGGTCGCAATCGGGAAGTGATACGATTGATCTTCTTATGCAATGGGCTGAAGATGGTATTAACCAGCAAGATTATGCTATGGCGCTTGATTTTCTTGATAATGTGGTAGCCTTAAAACCCGATTATGCTGAAGGATGGGCGCGCCGTGCAGCCGTTCATGTGCAATTGAATGACTTGACGCTCGCAATGAGTGATCTTCACCGCTCGCTTTCATTGGAACCCAGAAATTACAATGCCCTGTTTCTCGTCGGATCGATTCTGGAAATGACCGGACGAAATAAACTTGCCCTTGAAGCTTATGAAGATGCATTGAAAATTTATCCGCAAATGCAACGCGCGCAAAAACGTGTTGGCGACATCCTCGAAGATCAAACCGGACGGGCTATCTGA
- the ykgO gene encoding type B 50S ribosomal protein L36, which yields MKIKNSLRALKGRHRDNRMVRRKGRIYIINKTNPRFKARQG from the coding sequence ATGAAAATTAAAAATTCGCTCAGAGCGCTCAAGGGTCGTCACCGCGACAACCGCATGGTTCGCCGCAAAGGTCGTATTTACATTATCAATAAGACCAACCCGCGTTTTAAAGCCCGTCAGGGTTGA
- a CDS encoding 5-(carboxyamino)imidazole ribonucleotide synthase, whose amino-acid sequence MKNLEPGDTIGIIGGGQLARMMASAAARLGFHTIILEPTPDCPAAQTANRQIVANYDDEKALDELANLSDVITYEFENVPARAVDRLAKKATVLPKPAALEVSQDRFTEKKFLNDSGIKTAPWFLVDNRQMLIAGLGNVGGKGILKSRRFGYDGKGQVRLDNPTEEEIDQALADIGNAPAILEGFVPFKKEISVIAARDFDGNIAFYDCPENVHRDGILRTSTVPASIDKKTVEAAQKAAKTVLHELDYIGVIGVEFFVLKDGSVLANELAPRVHNSGHWTEAACLISQFEQHIRAVTGLPLGKTTRHSNCVMENLIGEDVKRLPELLAEPQTFIDLYGKAELRAGRKMGHIVRLTGRAE is encoded by the coding sequence ATGAAAAATCTTGAACCAGGAGATACAATCGGCATTATCGGTGGTGGGCAGCTTGCCCGTATGATGGCAAGTGCCGCTGCGCGGCTTGGATTTCATACAATTATTCTTGAGCCGACGCCGGATTGCCCCGCCGCACAAACAGCCAATCGTCAAATTGTTGCAAATTATGATGATGAAAAAGCTTTGGATGAACTCGCCAATTTATCCGATGTGATCACTTACGAATTCGAGAATGTTCCTGCTCGCGCCGTTGACCGACTTGCTAAAAAAGCCACTGTTTTGCCAAAACCGGCAGCACTCGAAGTTTCTCAGGATCGCTTTACCGAAAAGAAATTTCTGAACGATAGCGGCATCAAAACGGCTCCGTGGTTTCTTGTCGACAATCGTCAAATGCTGATTGCCGGTCTCGGCAATGTTGGCGGCAAAGGCATTCTGAAGTCACGACGATTCGGTTATGATGGCAAAGGACAGGTGCGGCTTGATAATCCGACCGAAGAAGAAATTGATCAAGCGCTTGCCGATATCGGGAATGCGCCTGCCATTCTTGAAGGATTTGTTCCGTTCAAAAAAGAAATATCGGTGATTGCCGCCCGTGATTTTGATGGCAATATTGCCTTTTATGATTGCCCTGAAAATGTTCACCGTGACGGCATTTTAAGAACATCGACCGTTCCGGCTTCTATTGACAAAAAGACCGTCGAGGCAGCGCAAAAGGCAGCAAAAACGGTCCTTCACGAACTCGATTATATCGGTGTGATCGGAGTGGAATTTTTTGTTCTCAAAGATGGCTCGGTCTTGGCCAATGAATTGGCACCGCGCGTTCATAATTCCGGCCACTGGACAGAAGCAGCCTGCCTTATCTCGCAATTCGAACAGCATATACGTGCAGTCACCGGTCTTCCCTTGGGGAAAACAACGCGGCATAGCAATTGTGTAATGGAAAATTTGATTGGCGAGGATGTGAAACGTCTGCCCGAATTATTGGCTGAACCGCAAACTTTCATCGACCTTTACGGGAAAGCAGAATTGAGAGCCGGAAGAAAAATGGGGCATATTGTCAGACTGACCGGTCGTGCCGAATAA
- the purE gene encoding 5-(carboxyamino)imidazole ribonucleotide mutase, producing the protein MGTKTHDVAIIMGSQSDWETMRHAAETLKSLGISYEARIVSAHRTPDRLYNFAKGAKKADFKIIIAGAGGAAHLPGMTAAMTSLPVFGVPVQSRALSGQDSLLSIVQMPAGVPVGTLAIGKSGAINAALLAASVLALSDKALAGRLDEWRANQTASVSEFPVDEVKK; encoded by the coding sequence ATGGGCACGAAAACACATGACGTTGCCATTATTATGGGCAGCCAATCCGATTGGGAAACAATGCGCCATGCTGCTGAAACGCTAAAAAGTCTCGGCATCAGTTATGAAGCAAGAATCGTTTCGGCTCATCGCACTCCTGATCGCTTGTATAATTTTGCCAAAGGCGCCAAAAAGGCCGATTTCAAGATTATTATTGCGGGTGCCGGAGGCGCTGCCCATTTGCCGGGAATGACTGCCGCAATGACCAGTCTTCCGGTGTTTGGTGTTCCGGTACAGTCGCGCGCATTATCGGGGCAGGATTCGCTTCTTTCCATTGTGCAAATGCCGGCGGGTGTGCCGGTCGGAACACTTGCCATTGGAAAATCGGGTGCCATCAATGCCGCACTCCTTGCCGCTTCTGTTCTTGCGCTTTCTGACAAAGCCCTTGCCGGTCGGCTTGATGAATGGCGAGCCAATCAAACGGCCAGTGTTTCGGAATTTCCCGTCGATGAGGTGAAAAAATGA
- a CDS encoding YdcH family protein, producing the protein MSEQEQVDVKLAVAKLKQEHADYDAAIDAMIKTGCDQLQIQRMKKKKLAIKDQLQKLEDRIIPDIIA; encoded by the coding sequence ATGTCTGAACAGGAACAGGTTGATGTCAAATTGGCTGTTGCAAAATTGAAGCAGGAACATGCAGATTATGATGCAGCAATTGACGCAATGATAAAAACAGGCTGTGACCAGTTACAAATCCAGCGGATGAAAAAAAAGAAATTGGCGATTAAAGATCAACTGCAAAAACTTGAAGATCGTATTATTCCCGATATCATTGCATAA
- a CDS encoding YdcH family protein: MATEAHLASLERKHQELETKIDKAMASPSADDLAINELKRKKLALKDEIEKLKTL; this comes from the coding sequence ATGGCAACTGAAGCACATCTGGCATCTTTGGAACGTAAGCACCAGGAGCTTGAAACAAAAATCGACAAAGCCATGGCTTCGCCTTCGGCTGATGATCTTGCCATTAATGAACTCAAACGGAAGAAGCTTGCTCTCAAGGACGAGATCGAAAAACTCAAAACGCTTTAG
- a CDS encoding NAD(P)H-quinone oxidoreductase, with amino-acid sequence MTVSKKTMKAIEIAGKGGPEVLKLVDVNIPDIKNNEVLVRVRAAGVNRPDVFQRMGSYPPPEGASPLPGLEIAGEIVELGGAVKQWKIGDKVTALIAGGGYAEYATVAADNVLPVPEGYDFIKAAALPETFFTVWSNVFDRAHLKSGEVFLVHGGTSGIGTTAIQLAKAFGAKVITTAGTDDKCEACLKLGADLAINYKNEDFVSKAQEFTGKKGVNVILDMVGGDYVNKNYKIAAPEGRIVQIANLSGSMATVNLNYIYVKRLIHTGSTLRARDTAFKAAIAAQLKEKVWPLLETQKVHPVIDKVFPLAEAAKAHERMESSAHIGKIILQID; translated from the coding sequence ATGACTGTCTCGAAAAAGACAATGAAGGCTATTGAAATTGCCGGTAAAGGCGGGCCCGAAGTGCTCAAACTCGTTGATGTCAACATTCCGGACATAAAGAATAATGAAGTTCTTGTGCGTGTTCGTGCAGCCGGTGTGAACCGTCCGGATGTTTTTCAGCGAATGGGGAGTTATCCGCCGCCGGAAGGAGCCTCGCCACTACCGGGCTTGGAGATTGCCGGTGAAATTGTCGAGCTTGGTGGTGCAGTCAAACAATGGAAGATTGGTGACAAAGTCACGGCGCTGATTGCCGGTGGTGGTTATGCCGAATATGCGACTGTTGCGGCCGATAATGTTTTGCCTGTTCCGGAAGGCTATGATTTTATCAAAGCGGCGGCTCTGCCTGAAACTTTCTTTACCGTCTGGAGCAATGTGTTTGATCGCGCACATTTGAAATCGGGTGAAGTTTTTCTTGTTCATGGTGGCACTTCGGGCATTGGTACGACAGCTATCCAATTGGCAAAAGCTTTCGGTGCCAAGGTAATTACAACAGCGGGGACTGATGACAAATGCGAAGCTTGTTTGAAACTCGGCGCCGATCTTGCAATCAATTATAAAAACGAGGACTTTGTGAGCAAAGCTCAGGAATTCACCGGTAAAAAAGGTGTCAACGTAATCCTTGATATGGTCGGGGGAGACTATGTCAACAAGAATTACAAAATTGCTGCTCCTGAAGGGCGCATTGTGCAGATTGCCAATCTTTCCGGCTCTATGGCAACAGTCAATCTCAACTATATTTATGTAAAGCGGCTTATTCATACCGGCTCGACGTTGAGGGCACGTGACACAGCCTTCAAAGCTGCCATTGCCGCGCAATTAAAGGAAAAAGTCTGGCCGCTCCTGGAAACGCAAAAAGTTCATCCGGTTATTGATAAGGTTTTTCCGCTTGCAGAAGCCGCCAAAGCCCATGAACGCATGGAATCAAGCGCCCATATCGGCAAAATTATTCTCCAAATCGATTGA
- a CDS encoding DUF1013 domain-containing protein has translation MATQLLMPKATAVWLVDNTALSFDQIAAFCKLHPLEVKAIADGESAQGIKGLDPIITGQLTRDEIERGEKNNDYRLKISEPKVRLPENKRKGPRYTPLSKRQDRPNAILWLVRNHSELKDAQIARLIGTTKSTIEQIRNRTHWNSANLTPMDPVTLGLCSQIELDIEVEKAAKNRPAVTPEDGTLLPASATENLEINDNKDEELDADKVFAKLSSLKSDNHDDN, from the coding sequence ATGGCAACACAACTATTGATGCCCAAAGCTACAGCCGTTTGGCTGGTTGATAATACGGCGCTTTCTTTTGACCAGATCGCCGCTTTTTGCAAGTTGCATCCATTGGAAGTCAAAGCGATTGCCGATGGAGAATCAGCACAAGGCATCAAAGGGCTTGATCCGATTATTACCGGTCAATTGACGCGTGATGAAATTGAACGCGGCGAAAAGAATAATGATTACCGCCTGAAAATTTCCGAGCCCAAAGTTCGCCTTCCGGAAAACAAGCGTAAAGGACCGCGCTATACACCGCTTTCAAAGCGTCAGGACCGTCCGAATGCTATTTTGTGGCTGGTGCGCAATCATTCCGAATTGAAAGACGCGCAGATTGCCCGTTTGATCGGCACGACCAAATCGACAATCGAGCAAATCCGCAATCGTACGCACTGGAATTCGGCAAATTTGACGCCGATGGATCCGGTAACACTCGGGCTCTGCTCGCAAATCGAACTTGATATAGAAGTTGAAAAAGCCGCCAAGAACCGTCCGGCAGTTACACCGGAAGACGGCACATTATTGCCGGCTTCGGCTACCGAGAATCTTGAAATCAATGATAACAAGGATGAAGAGTTAGATGCAGATAAGGTTTTTGCCAAGCTTTCATCTCTTAAAAGTGATAATCACGACGATAACTGA
- the tolQ gene encoding protein TolQ, whose product MPGIELASPASVGIWSLFMQANWVVKAVMIGLLLASIWSWAIIIDKLIAYSRIRHAMNRFEQIFWSGQSLEDLYRNLSERRVFGMGAIFMAAMREWKKSLEKGARSPMGLQSRIDKAMDVALARESDRMESRLGFLATVGSAGPFIGLFGTVVGIMSSFQSIAASKNTSLAVVAPGIAEALLATAIGLLAAIPAVIAFNKLSGDAGKITGRLEGFADEFSAILSRQIDEKLTSRQSY is encoded by the coding sequence ATGCCGGGAATAGAATTAGCGAGTCCAGCGTCGGTAGGAATCTGGAGCCTGTTCATGCAGGCCAATTGGGTTGTAAAAGCTGTCATGATCGGCTTGCTATTGGCATCTATCTGGAGCTGGGCAATCATTATTGATAAATTGATTGCCTATAGTCGCATTCGTCATGCGATGAACCGTTTCGAGCAGATTTTCTGGTCCGGCCAATCGCTTGAGGACTTGTATAGAAATTTGAGCGAAAGGCGGGTTTTTGGCATGGGAGCCATTTTTATGGCGGCTATGCGCGAGTGGAAAAAGTCTCTTGAAAAGGGTGCGCGCTCGCCGATGGGTTTGCAAAGCCGTATTGATAAAGCTATGGATGTTGCACTTGCCCGCGAAAGCGACCGGATGGAATCGCGTTTAGGGTTTCTGGCAACAGTCGGCTCGGCAGGTCCATTCATTGGCCTCTTCGGAACGGTTGTTGGTATTATGAGTTCTTTCCAGTCCATTGCAGCCTCGAAGAATACATCCCTTGCTGTTGTCGCGCCCGGTATTGCGGAAGCTTTGTTGGCAACGGCTATTGGTCTTCTTGCTGCTATTCCGGCGGTTATTGCTTTCAATAAATTGTCGGGAGATGCGGGAAAAATCACCGGTCGTCTTGAAGGCTTTGCCGACGAATTTTCAGCCATTCTTTCCCGCCAAATCGATGAGAAATTGACTTCTCGCCAGTCTTACTAA
- the tolR gene encoding protein TolR, translated as MGMAVGSSGGSKRRGRRGGAPRRGLMSEINVTPFVDVMLVLLIIFMVSAPLLVNGVPLDLPKTQAGPVNTETKPLTVSINDQGRLAVNEEYYDTPDEVVAKLKAVTESGGDASKQRIFVRGAKTVEYQKVLDLLAIIQKAGFTNVALASLPQQ; from the coding sequence ATGGGTATGGCTGTAGGAAGTTCCGGTGGTTCAAAACGGCGTGGTCGCCGTGGCGGTGCGCCGCGTCGTGGCTTGATGAGTGAAATCAACGTGACACCATTTGTCGATGTGATGCTCGTTCTGTTAATTATTTTTATGGTTTCGGCACCATTGCTTGTTAATGGTGTGCCGCTTGATTTACCGAAGACGCAAGCCGGCCCCGTCAATACCGAAACAAAACCTTTGACAGTTTCCATTAACGATCAGGGGCGCCTTGCCGTCAATGAGGAATATTATGATACGCCGGATGAAGTTGTTGCAAAATTGAAAGCGGTTACAGAATCAGGCGGTGATGCTTCCAAGCAACGTATTTTTGTTCGCGGAGCAAAAACAGTAGAATACCAGAAGGTTCTTGACCTTCTCGCAATCATTCAGAAAGCAGGCTTTACCAATGTTGCATTGGCAAGTCTGCCACAACAGTAA
- the tolB gene encoding Tol-Pal system beta propeller repeat protein TolB has protein sequence MVLPFLSWQTSFAQLKGTVSSADFNPIPIAVTDFIAGDQMGVQISSVVTADLERSGLFKPIDKSSFLERISNPDVQPRFPDWQQINAQGLVTGRVTKEADGRLRVEFRLWDVYGGKQLEGRQFYATPQTWRRVAHIIADAIYTKMTGEKGYFDTRIVFVDETGAANARVKRLAIMDQDGANLTYISNGRELVLTPRFSPSRQEITYMAYAGNNVPKVYLQQIETGQRELVGTFPNMTIAPRFSPDGQKVIMSLLQDNGSANLYTMDLRSRSTTRLTTTPAIDTSASYSPDGTQIVFESDRGGKPQIYVMNTDGSNQHRISFGDGSYSTPVWSPRGDYIAFTKQSQGQFSIGVMKPDGQGERLLTSGFHNEGPTWAPNGRVIMFFRQNQGQQPKLYTIDITGRNERVLPTPNGASDPAWSPLLD, from the coding sequence ATGGTTTTGCCATTTTTAAGCTGGCAAACCTCTTTTGCGCAATTGAAAGGAACTGTCTCGTCGGCCGATTTTAACCCGATTCCCATTGCAGTTACCGATTTTATTGCCGGTGACCAGATGGGCGTACAGATTTCCTCGGTCGTAACTGCCGACCTTGAACGCTCCGGTCTTTTCAAGCCGATTGACAAATCGTCATTTCTGGAACGTATTTCCAATCCGGATGTACAACCGCGGTTCCCCGATTGGCAACAAATCAACGCACAAGGTTTGGTAACCGGCCGTGTCACAAAAGAAGCAGACGGGCGTTTGCGGGTCGAATTCCGCTTGTGGGATGTTTATGGTGGCAAACAGCTTGAAGGCCGCCAGTTCTATGCAACGCCCCAAACCTGGCGTCGCGTTGCCCATATTATCGCCGATGCCATTTACACAAAGATGACCGGTGAAAAGGGTTATTTTGATACGCGCATTGTATTCGTTGATGAAACAGGTGCAGCAAATGCACGTGTCAAACGTCTTGCTATTATGGATCAGGACGGGGCAAATCTTACCTATATCTCGAACGGTCGCGAGCTCGTTCTAACGCCACGTTTTTCACCAAGCCGTCAGGAAATTACCTATATGGCTTATGCCGGTAACAATGTCCCGAAGGTTTATTTGCAACAAATCGAAACCGGTCAGCGTGAACTTGTCGGTACTTTTCCGAACATGACTATTGCGCCGCGTTTTTCACCGGATGGTCAAAAGGTGATTATGAGTCTGTTGCAGGATAATGGCAGCGCCAATCTTTACACAATGGATTTGCGTTCACGTTCGACAACACGTCTCACGACAACGCCGGCGATCGATACATCGGCTTCCTATTCTCCGGATGGAACCCAGATTGTTTTTGAGTCCGACCGTGGAGGAAAACCGCAAATCTATGTCATGAATACAGATGGTAGCAACCAGCACCGTATTTCGTTCGGAGATGGCAGCTATTCAACGCCGGTCTGGTCACCCCGTGGCGATTATATTGCCTTCACCAAGCAGTCGCAGGGGCAATTTTCAATCGGTGTTATGAAGCCCGACGGGCAGGGTGAACGCTTGTTGACATCAGGCTTTCATAATGAAGGTCCGACATGGGCACCGAACGGTCGCGTTATCATGTTCTTCCGGCAAAATCAGGGGCAGCAGCCAAAGCTCTATACGATTGATATAACCGGACGCAATGAACGTGTGTTACCAACACCCAATGGTGCATCCGATCCGGCCTGGTCGCCATTGCTCGATTAG
- the pal gene encoding peptidoglycan-associated lipoprotein Pal, whose translation MGRFQKLARNPLAIAFVLSLTLAGCAKHGLNDPNALGLNNAKPGSAQDFTVNVGDRVFFDLDSSSIRADAQQTLTRQAQWLQRYPQYTITVEGHADERGTREYNIALGQRRAVAARDYLISQGVAANRMRTISYGKERPVAVCDAPQCWNQNRRAVTVLNNAR comes from the coding sequence ATGGGCCGTTTCCAAAAACTTGCTCGCAATCCGCTTGCTATAGCATTTGTCCTATCGCTAACTCTCGCTGGCTGCGCCAAACACGGCCTGAATGACCCGAATGCGTTGGGACTGAACAACGCAAAACCGGGATCAGCGCAGGACTTTACAGTCAACGTTGGTGACCGCGTATTCTTTGATCTTGATTCATCCAGCATTCGTGCAGATGCCCAGCAGACATTGACACGTCAGGCACAATGGTTGCAGCGTTATCCGCAATACACCATCACTGTTGAAGGTCATGCCGATGAACGTGGCACACGCGAATACAATATCGCTCTTGGTCAGCGTCGTGCTGTTGCCGCCCGCGATTATTTGATTTCACAAGGTGTTGCCGCGAACCGCATGCGGACCATTTCCTATGGTAAGGAACGTCCGGTTGCTGTTTGTGATGCTCCGCAGTGCTGGAACCAGAACCGTCGCGCTGTTACAGTCTTGAACAACGCACGCTAA
- the ybgF gene encoding tol-pal system protein YbgF, whose amino-acid sequence MGFLSSPHLLACSVKRLATTVILAQALSWSVLVPCYSASSEQGGSSFANGLFPFGKKKTVESQTVQMSPQPDSRVTDLQQQVRELTGKVEELNFMVLQMQEQLRQLQGGSASSSGSTQQPSSPQQAQSLPSSSQSSAATANTGKSVTGNAVEGSTGNSVPQNSENGQKINPQEAPKDLGSIEFDKNGNVLNGSVNKDAIDTGAQGQSGTQTATALPTVPQTASAKELYDIGYKNILAGDYRSAEADFRAFQERYSTDPQIADASFWLGESLFGQKRYREAAQAYIDVQRNYKDSPRGPENLLKLGMSMAHLDEQKVACATFAEVTKRYKTVDPAVLKRVKDEQSRNKCQ is encoded by the coding sequence ATGGGTTTTCTTTCTTCCCCGCATTTATTGGCATGTTCGGTAAAACGTTTGGCTACAACGGTTATACTCGCTCAGGCTCTATCGTGGTCGGTGCTGGTGCCTTGTTATAGCGCGTCGTCAGAGCAAGGCGGATCGTCATTTGCAAACGGGCTTTTTCCTTTTGGCAAGAAAAAAACAGTTGAAAGCCAAACCGTACAAATGTCTCCGCAACCCGATAGCCGCGTTACCGATCTTCAACAACAGGTGCGTGAACTTACAGGAAAAGTAGAAGAGCTCAACTTTATGGTTCTGCAAATGCAGGAACAATTGCGGCAATTGCAGGGAGGCTCGGCGAGCTCTTCTGGTTCGACCCAACAGCCGTCATCGCCGCAACAAGCCCAGTCACTGCCATCGTCATCGCAGTCATCTGCGGCGACAGCCAATACTGGCAAGTCTGTTACCGGGAACGCAGTTGAAGGGTCTACGGGAAACAGTGTCCCTCAAAACAGCGAAAATGGACAAAAAATAAATCCGCAAGAAGCGCCTAAAGATCTCGGCTCGATTGAATTTGACAAGAATGGCAATGTTCTTAATGGAAGTGTCAATAAGGATGCAATAGACACCGGTGCTCAAGGCCAATCGGGTACACAAACCGCAACAGCATTGCCGACAGTTCCGCAAACGGCCAGTGCAAAAGAACTTTATGATATCGGTTACAAAAATATTCTTGCCGGTGATTACCGCTCAGCCGAAGCCGATTTCCGTGCTTTTCAGGAGCGCTATTCCACTGACCCGCAAATAGCGGACGCAAGTTTCTGGCTTGGCGAATCTCTTTTCGGTCAGAAGCGCTATCGTGAAGCGGCACAAGCCTATATTGATGTGCAGCGTAATTACAAAGATTCACCGCGTGGACCGGAAAATCTGTTGAAACTTGGTATGAGCATGGCTCATCTTGATGAACAGAAAGTGGCTTGCGCAACCTTTGCCGAAGTGACAAAACGTTACAAAACTGTAGATCCGGCAGTTTTGAAACGTGTCAAGGACGAGCAAAGTCGCAACAAGTGTCAATAA